AACCAGCCTAATCCGTTCAAAGATGAAACGGAAATATTATTCATCACCACAGACTATGAGCGCGTGGAAGATTATCAGCTCTCCATCTACAATGTGAGAGGGCAATTAGTAAAAAAATATAACGGGAAAAAAGACGATTTTTGGGCAAAGACCAAAATCGTTTGGGATGGGAAAGATAGAAATGGAAATGAAGTATCCCCCGGAACCTATTTTTATAAACTGGAGTACGGAAAGAATGCTGTTGTGCGGAAAATGGTGAAGGTTGGAGATTGATGGGAATTTTTGAAAACCTTGCGAATGGTTGATTGGCGGGAATTGGTGGACATTGGTGTTATATGAAAAATTATATAAACTTAAGATTGGAACAAAATGAATCTTGAAGCAGTAATTTTTGACCTTGACGGAACTTTGATCGATTCGATGGGAGTCTGGATTGAAGTTGATAAGGAATATCTCGGAAAAAGAGGTATTGAAACCCCTGATAATCTTTTTGATGATATCGAATCAGGAAACAGTTTTATTGAGGTCGCAGAATATTTTAAAAATAAATTTGATCTGCCCGACTCTTTGGAAACGATTATGAACGAGTGGACAGAAATGGTCAGATGGCATTATGAGAATGAAATTCCTCTAAAAAAAGGTGTGTTGGAATTTCTTGAATTTCTACAATCAAGTGAAATCAAGATGGGAATTGGCACCAGCAATTCGGATCAGTTGGCGAGAATAGTTCTAAAAGCAAATAGGGTGGACGATAAATTCGGAACAGTTACCGCCGGATGTAGAGAAATAAAAGGAAAACCATTTCCCGATATATTCTTAAGGGTTGCCTCTGATTTGGGAGTAAAGCCGGAGAATTGCCTTGTGATCGAGGATGTTTATGTGGGTGTTCTCGCTGCAAAAGCAGCCGGAATGACCGTTTTTGCAATACAAGATGAGCATGCGAAATATGAATGGGATAAGATTCAGGATGAAGCGGATTTTTCTGCAAGTAATTTTTCCGCAATCCACAAGCAATTAAAAAAAATATTAAGATAATGTAATGTATATTTGGCATCTCGCACTAAAATATATCAAATCAGAAAGACAAAGAGCGGTATCCTTAGGGAATTTGATCTCCATTATCGGAATCTTTCTCGGAGTCTTTGCCCTGGTTGTTGTCATGTCCGTCATGAACGGGCTGGAACAAGATATAACCAACAGAATTGTGGGGCTTCATTCGGAAATTAAGGTATTTGCAAATGATTATCAATCCTTCGGAAACTGGAGAAAAATTTCAAAACGCATCACCGAAGAGGAAAACCTGCAAATAAGTCCGGTTGCAAAACAAGAACTTATGCTGATGCATGATAAATACGTTTCCGGAACAATGTGCAAAGGCATTCAACTGGAGAAACACAAAAAAGTTACTCATTTGCAGGAGAATATTTATATCGGATATCCGGAACAGGAACAGATGGCAAACGGAATTATTCTCGGTTCTGATATTGCGCTTACTTTGCGTGCAAATATTGGGGACACGATAATGCTTGTCTCCCCAATCGCCGATCAGCCCACTCCTTTTGGACTTTTACCAAAAACCAAATCTCTCGAAATCATCGCTTTATTTCACACGGGAATTCCCGAATATGATCTGAAATATTCCTTTACAGACCTTTCTACTATACAAAATTTTATCGGGAAGGGAGATGTCATTTCGTCATTTGAGGTTAAAACGAAATCACCGAAAGTCTCTCTGAAAGTTGCCAAAAAATTGCAAAAAAAATTTGATAGCGAACTAATCGTTTCCGATTGGCGTGATTTTGAGAAACACCTTTTTACTGCGATAAAATTTGAAAAAAAAATTATGTTCCTCGTTCTTGTTCTCATATTTCTTGTAGCTGCCTTTAATATGATCGGAAACTATCTCCGTCTGATTTCTCAAAAATATGGAGATATAGGCATTTTGAAAGCTCTTGGGTCAAAGAATAAAGATGTGGTAAGAATATTCATTATAAATGGCGTAGTTATCGGCTCTGCA
Above is a window of Candidatus Cloacimonadota bacterium DNA encoding:
- a CDS encoding HAD family phosphatase, which translates into the protein MNLEAVIFDLDGTLIDSMGVWIEVDKEYLGKRGIETPDNLFDDIESGNSFIEVAEYFKNKFDLPDSLETIMNEWTEMVRWHYENEIPLKKGVLEFLEFLQSSEIKMGIGTSNSDQLARIVLKANRVDDKFGTVTAGCREIKGKPFPDIFLRVASDLGVKPENCLVIEDVYVGVLAAKAAGMTVFAIQDEHAKYEWDKIQDEADFSASNFSAIHKQLKKILR
- a CDS encoding FtsX-like permease family protein; this translates as MYIWHLALKYIKSERQRAVSLGNLISIIGIFLGVFALVVVMSVMNGLEQDITNRIVGLHSEIKVFANDYQSFGNWRKISKRITEEENLQISPVAKQELMLMHDKYVSGTMCKGIQLEKHKKVTHLQENIYIGYPEQEQMANGIILGSDIALTLRANIGDTIMLVSPIADQPTPFGLLPKTKSLEIIALFHTGIPEYDLKYSFTDLSTIQNFIGKGDVISSFEVKTKSPKVSLKVAKKLQKKFDSELIVSDWRDFEKHLFTAIKFEKKIMFLVLVLIFLVAAFNMIGNYLRLISQKYGDIGILKALGSKNKDVVRIFIINGVVIGSAGILLGLTTSLGLLFAQIKWNFFKIPISGMPFRSVPVKIEPFDIILVVAVSGVITLLTTIIPAKRVTKIEPIEVIRKGEE